One Bacillota bacterium genomic window, CTTTAGTGTTTTCTGGCATCTGCTCATCCATATTTATTGCCAATGTTACTTTCTTTTCAGCATCTTTTTCTTCAGTCATCTCACGGGCGACTTTTTTGAAGTGTTTAATAGGGTCTGGGTATATCTTTTGTAATTCATCCAGGTAGCCTAAGGACATAATTGTGCGGTCAGTGGAATATTTTT contains:
- a CDS encoding transposase gives rise to the protein MYLKQVPIKKTGRIFLSIAEKYRDPVKKYSTDRTIMSLGYLDELQKIYPDPIKHFKKVAREMTEEKDAEKKVTLAINMDEQMPENTK